One segment of Anser cygnoides isolate HZ-2024a breed goose chromosome 5, Taihu_goose_T2T_genome, whole genome shotgun sequence DNA contains the following:
- the DUSP8 gene encoding dual specificity protein phosphatase 8 isoform X2: MFLKVEAEEHQDVVVYDQSTRDVTGLAADSFLSILLGKLDSCFHSVSILTGGFATFSSCFPGLCEGKPAAILPMSISQPCLPVANVGPTRILPHLYLGSQKDVLNKDLMTQNGISYVLNASNSCPKPDFICDSHFMRIPVNDNYCEKLLPWLDKSIEFIDKAKVSSCQVIVHCLAGISRSATIAIAYIMKTMGMSSDDAYRFVKDRRPSISPNFNFLGQLLEYERSLKLLKALKAQGDRGEGETLQDPAEVSEGGRHPAPSTSEKVEEAPRSTTSAPPPSDPERQGGPPKILSPTALQQGLNGLHLSSERIQDTNRLKRSFSLDIKSAYSPGLRQDPPGPPSTGEAPKLCKLDSPSGPNGQFSPVPDSPDRPSGPDLLLEAKVRQRRKHRHTAGSPAHGLSLNVGTARKSPGTEDSLQQPPRLSLPGPPPSSNGSWGGVHLESPSTPSSEGGWYFGTDSAGGGGGGGGGSTSGGTLFTGASPYPPFGCNGVPGGCEIRLRDKQRAEARDGRHSWHEEAGAEKQFKRRSCQMEFEETMSEGRSREELGKIGKQSSFSGSMEIIEVS, from the exons GAGGCTTTGCCACCTTCTCGTCCTGCTTCCCGGGGCTCTGCGAGGGGAAGCCCGCTGCCATCCTGCCGATGAGCATCTCCCAGCCGTGCTTGCCCGTGGCCAATGTCGGCCCCACGCGCATCCTGCCGCATCTCTACCTGGGCTCCCAGAAGGACGTCCTGAACAAG GACCTGATGACGCAGAACGGGATAAGCTATGTCCTCAATGCCAGCAACTCCTGTCCCAAGCCAGACTTCATCTGTGATAGTCACTTCATGCGCATTCCTGTCAATGACAACTACTGTGAGAAGCTGCTTCCCTGGCTGGACAAATCCATTGAATTCATTG ACAAGGCCAAGGTGTCGAGCTGCCAGGTGATTGTGCACTGCTTGGCAGGGATCTCCCGGTCAGCCACCATTGCCATCGCCTACATCATGAAGACCATGGGTATGTCGTCAGACGATGCTTACAG GTTCGTTAAGGACCGCCGCCCATCGATCTCACCCAACTTTAACTTCCTGGGCCAGCTCCTGGAGTACGAGAGGAGCCTGAAGCTCCTCAAGGCCCTGAAAGCCCAGGGTGACCGGGGCGAGGGAGAGACTCTGCAGGACCCAGCCGAGGTGTCCGAGGGCGGCAGGCACCCCGCACCGTCTACCTCAGAGAAGGTCGAGGAGGCACCAAGAAGCACAACCTCCGCACCCCCACCCAGTGACCCTGAGAGGCAAGGTGGGCCTCCCAAGATCTTGTCGCCCACAGCGCTGCAGCAGGGACTCAACGGCTTGCACCTCTCCTCGGAGCGCATCCAGGACACCAACCGCCTGAAACGCTCCTTCTCCCTGGACATCAAATCCGCCTACTCCCCTGGCCTGCGGCAGGACCCCCCGGGCCCTCCCAGCACCGGGGAGGCCCCCAAGCTCTGCAAGCTGGACAGCCCCTCGGGGCCAAACGGCCAGTTCTCCCCGGTGCCCGACAGCCCCGACCGGCCCAGCGGGCCCGACCTCCTGCTGGAGGCCAAGGTGAGGCAGCGGCGCAAACACCGGCACACGGCGGGCTCGCCGGCCCACGGGCTCAGCCTCAACGTCGGCACGGCCCGCAAGAGCCCTGGGACAGAGGACAGCCTCCAGCAGCCGCCGAGGCTCAGCCTTCCTGGCCCACCGCCATCCTCCAACGGCTCCTGGGGGGGCGTCCACCTGGagtcccccagcaccccgtccTCCGAGGGAGGCTGGTACTTTGGCACGGACTCAGCCGGTGGTGGCGGCGGTGGTGGCGGCGGTAGCACCAGCGGTGGGACGTTGTTCACCGGCGCCAGCCCATATCCCCCGTTCGGGTGCAatggggtgccggggggctgcgaGATCAGACTGAGGGACAAGCAGCGGGCAGAGGCGCGGGACGGGAGGCACAGCTGGCACGAGGAGGCCGGTGCTGAGAAGCAGTTCAAGAGGAGGAGCTGCCAGATGGAGTTCGAGGAGACCATGTCCGAGGGCAGGTCCCGGGAAGAGCTGGGCAAAATAGGCAAACAGTCAAGCTTTTCGGGCAGCATGGAGATCATCGAGGTGTCCTGA
- the DUSP8 gene encoding dual specificity protein phosphatase 8 isoform X3, translated as MPVDVMLAPAEDQFWTDMHEGQMKLKIRVRRMKESRDMRGGFATFSSCFPGLCEGKPAAILPMSISQPCLPVANVGPTRILPHLYLGSQKDVLNKDLMTQNGISYVLNASNSCPKPDFICDSHFMRIPVNDNYCEKLLPWLDKSIEFIDKAKVSSCQVIVHCLAGISRSATIAIAYIMKTMGMSSDDAYRFVKDRRPSISPNFNFLGQLLEYERSLKLLKALKAQGDRGEGETLQDPAEVSEGGRHPAPSTSEKVEEAPRSTTSAPPPSDPERQGGPPKILSPTALQQGLNGLHLSSERIQDTNRLKRSFSLDIKSAYSPGLRQDPPGPPSTGEAPKLCKLDSPSGPNGQFSPVPDSPDRPSGPDLLLEAKVRQRRKHRHTAGSPAHGLSLNVGTARKSPGTEDSLQQPPRLSLPGPPPSSNGSWGGVHLESPSTPSSEGGWYFGTDSAGGGGGGGGGSTSGGTLFTGASPYPPFGCNGVPGGCEIRLRDKQRAEARDGRHSWHEEAGAEKQFKRRSCQMEFEETMSEGRSREELGKIGKQSSFSGSMEIIEVS; from the exons GAGGCTTTGCCACCTTCTCGTCCTGCTTCCCGGGGCTCTGCGAGGGGAAGCCCGCTGCCATCCTGCCGATGAGCATCTCCCAGCCGTGCTTGCCCGTGGCCAATGTCGGCCCCACGCGCATCCTGCCGCATCTCTACCTGGGCTCCCAGAAGGACGTCCTGAACAAG GACCTGATGACGCAGAACGGGATAAGCTATGTCCTCAATGCCAGCAACTCCTGTCCCAAGCCAGACTTCATCTGTGATAGTCACTTCATGCGCATTCCTGTCAATGACAACTACTGTGAGAAGCTGCTTCCCTGGCTGGACAAATCCATTGAATTCATTG ACAAGGCCAAGGTGTCGAGCTGCCAGGTGATTGTGCACTGCTTGGCAGGGATCTCCCGGTCAGCCACCATTGCCATCGCCTACATCATGAAGACCATGGGTATGTCGTCAGACGATGCTTACAG GTTCGTTAAGGACCGCCGCCCATCGATCTCACCCAACTTTAACTTCCTGGGCCAGCTCCTGGAGTACGAGAGGAGCCTGAAGCTCCTCAAGGCCCTGAAAGCCCAGGGTGACCGGGGCGAGGGAGAGACTCTGCAGGACCCAGCCGAGGTGTCCGAGGGCGGCAGGCACCCCGCACCGTCTACCTCAGAGAAGGTCGAGGAGGCACCAAGAAGCACAACCTCCGCACCCCCACCCAGTGACCCTGAGAGGCAAGGTGGGCCTCCCAAGATCTTGTCGCCCACAGCGCTGCAGCAGGGACTCAACGGCTTGCACCTCTCCTCGGAGCGCATCCAGGACACCAACCGCCTGAAACGCTCCTTCTCCCTGGACATCAAATCCGCCTACTCCCCTGGCCTGCGGCAGGACCCCCCGGGCCCTCCCAGCACCGGGGAGGCCCCCAAGCTCTGCAAGCTGGACAGCCCCTCGGGGCCAAACGGCCAGTTCTCCCCGGTGCCCGACAGCCCCGACCGGCCCAGCGGGCCCGACCTCCTGCTGGAGGCCAAGGTGAGGCAGCGGCGCAAACACCGGCACACGGCGGGCTCGCCGGCCCACGGGCTCAGCCTCAACGTCGGCACGGCCCGCAAGAGCCCTGGGACAGAGGACAGCCTCCAGCAGCCGCCGAGGCTCAGCCTTCCTGGCCCACCGCCATCCTCCAACGGCTCCTGGGGGGGCGTCCACCTGGagtcccccagcaccccgtccTCCGAGGGAGGCTGGTACTTTGGCACGGACTCAGCCGGTGGTGGCGGCGGTGGTGGCGGCGGTAGCACCAGCGGTGGGACGTTGTTCACCGGCGCCAGCCCATATCCCCCGTTCGGGTGCAatggggtgccggggggctgcgaGATCAGACTGAGGGACAAGCAGCGGGCAGAGGCGCGGGACGGGAGGCACAGCTGGCACGAGGAGGCCGGTGCTGAGAAGCAGTTCAAGAGGAGGAGCTGCCAGATGGAGTTCGAGGAGACCATGTCCGAGGGCAGGTCCCGGGAAGAGCTGGGCAAAATAGGCAAACAGTCAAGCTTTTCGGGCAGCATGGAGATCATCGAGGTGTCCTGA